The DNA sequence AGACCATTAGTAAATAGTGCTATTTATACAGCAGCACATGGCTGGTTTACGATAAGCAGATTAATTTCCAATCGACTAATGAAACGATGATCCACAGGTTCATCTTGAGATGGATAATCATTCCACGGGAGACTTTCTGGCTGGTTGCTGTTCAGGGAAGCTCAGTGAGAAACTGGTCCGCGAGGTTCAGCTGGCGGTCGCAGACGTTGGCAATATAGAGTCGGTCATGGGAGACGCTGATGATGCAGCCGGTAAAGTCGGAGAGGATCTCCCGGATCACGGGGGCTGACAGAGGGGAGAAGTTGCGGGTTGGTTCATCCAGGATGAGGAGTTGTTTGCCTTCTTTGATGAAATGGAGGATGAACAGTTTGGCTTTTTGTCCGTCGGACAGTTCGGCCGGCGGCCGGAGCATTTCCTCCCGGGTAAATTTCATGGCACCCATGAGTTCGCGGGCGCGTTCCTTGTCCAGCTTGTGGCCGGAAGGTGCCAGAAAATCAAGGCCGGTGGGGAAGCCTTCCAGGCCTTTCATATAATCCTGGGGCATGTAGCCGATGTTGAGATCGCCGCGCCGGGTCAGGTCTTCATAGATTTTTGCCAGGAGCAGGGACTTGCCGGTCCCGTTGTTTCCGGTGAAGACTACTTTATCGCGGGCCAGGATGGTCAGGTCAAAGGGCACCAGGAGCGTCCGCTGGGGCAGTTCCAGGGTGGCCTGATTCCATTCCAGGATTCGCTTGGCCGGGGGCAGGTCGGTTGGCGGGAAGAAGACATCGATGGCTTCCTCCGGGTGATCCACTTTGGTGTAGCTTTCTTTTTCAAATCGTCGTTCCATGGACTTCACCGCATGCATTTTCTTTTTGAGGAGCCGGCCGCCGGCGGGATCCTGCCGGGAAATGGCGTTTTGAGCGTGGTGAACAGCATTCATGATGTCATTGAGCCGTCGTTTCTT is a window from the Clostridiaceae bacterium HFYG-1003 genome containing:
- a CDS encoding ATP-binding cassette domain-containing protein — its product is MMELRHLNVHKPDGTELISDISFTINPGDRIAIIGEEGNGKSTLLRILLDPTGGSDYFTVTGEILHDDVITGYLPQHLPAEWFDAIPADFLLKSTPDQILQPEDYNRLTLFHELADSLHLPTAFLTQDLPMAKLSGGERVKLQLLKLMGTPAGLLLLDEPTNDLDLATLIFLEEFILRQKMPVVFVSHDETLLERCANRILHLEQVNLKTKRRFTDYRGTYRTYVEERLQGYEKTLQLARKEKAEYLEKKRRLNDIMNAVHHAQNAISRQDPAGGRLLKKKMHAVKSMERRFEKESYTKVDHPEEAIDVFFPPTDLPPAKRILEWNQATLELPQRTLLVPFDLTILARDKVVFTGNNGTGKSLLLAKIYEDLTRRGDLNIGYMPQDYMKGLEGFPTGLDFLAPSGHKLDKERARELMGAMKFTREEMLRPPAELSDGQKAKLFILHFIKEGKQLLILDEPTRNFSPLSAPVIREILSDFTGCIISVSHDRLYIANVCDRQLNLADQFLTELP